A part of Candidatus Deferrimicrobium borealis genomic DNA contains:
- a CDS encoding outer membrane lipoprotein carrier protein LolA, whose protein sequence is MMIHARRSLRYARALLLSCAFLLLPLARGLAAGPENAGEALLRRVGERYAAAHTLSAKFRQEIPLQNVGIVRKASGTVYFGRPLKMRWDYKGPEAQLFLADGRYFYFRPAGSSQVIRRGVDEKGLGGKIPLLLLFGKGELTNLFRVDAADARKGGEETVLRLSPLGDGAPEVRRIDLVVGTEDALIREIHVFDRLGGENRLYLTDVTLDPSLPADLFRFRKPAGVSVVDG, encoded by the coding sequence ATGATGATACATGCACGCCGTTCTCTGCGTTATGCCCGCGCGCTCCTGCTCTCCTGCGCGTTTCTCCTGCTGCCGCTTGCCCGAGGCCTGGCGGCGGGTCCCGAAAACGCCGGCGAGGCGCTCCTGCGGCGGGTCGGCGAGCGGTACGCCGCCGCGCACACCCTGTCCGCGAAGTTCCGCCAGGAGATCCCGCTCCAGAACGTCGGGATCGTCCGGAAGGCGTCCGGGACCGTGTACTTCGGCCGGCCGCTCAAGATGCGGTGGGACTACAAGGGGCCCGAAGCGCAGCTGTTCCTCGCCGACGGCCGGTACTTCTACTTCCGCCCGGCGGGATCGTCGCAGGTGATCCGCCGCGGCGTCGACGAGAAGGGACTCGGCGGGAAGATCCCGCTGCTGCTGCTGTTCGGCAAGGGGGAGCTCACCAATCTCTTCCGCGTGGACGCCGCCGACGCGCGCAAGGGCGGCGAAGAGACGGTCCTGCGACTCTCCCCCCTGGGCGACGGAGCTCCCGAGGTCCGTCGGATCGATCTCGTCGTCGGCACGGAGGACGCGCTCATCCGCGAGATTCACGTCTTCGACCGGCTCGGCGGGGAGAACCGCCTCTACCTCACCGACGTGACGCTCGATCCTTCCCTGCCCGCCGACCTTTTCCGGTTCCGGAAGCCGGCCGGTGTCTCCGTGGTGGACGGGTGA